The Ornithinibacillus sp. 4-3 region TGCATTAGAATCATTTAAAGAAGCACACCAAGCTGTAGATATTTCAAAAATGCGTAATCGCATAGAGCACTGTGGATTGCCAACAGAGGATCATTTGAAGACAATGAAGGAACTAAATATGATTGCAGCTTCTTCTATTGGCTTTATTTATCATCTGGGAGATAGCTATATTCGTAATCTAGGACCAGAGCGTATGAAGCGTGTGTATCCTCAAAAAACATTTAAAGAATATGGAATTGTTGCACCAGGGAACTCCGATTTACCAGTAACAGATGGTAACCCATGGCTTGGAATTTATGCGGCAGTCAATCGTAAAACTGTTTCTGGTCAGGTTACAGATACCGTTCAAAATATTTCTGTGTATGATGCGATTAAAGCATATACAGTAGATGCGGCATATAGTTCCTTTGAAGAAGATACATTAGGTATTATCAAAGAGAATGCAAAAGCAGATTTGATGATTGTTTCAGACAATCCGTTTGAAATTGACACAGAAGCATTGAAAGATATTACAGTAGAAGCAACTTATTTAGGTGGTAAAAAAGTTCATGGTTAATGATTAATAATGAAGGAAGCTTATTTGGAGAAAAAGTGTGTGACTTGCTAGCAGGAATTTTTGTGATAAAATTTCTGTATGTCTAGTGGCGGACTTTGTAGCGAATAAGCTTTCTTTTTTGAGGACTACTAGAAGATAAATTGCAATGAAATAGGTGGTTTATAATGAATAATGAGATGAATGAAAAGGTAATTCAGAGCTATTTACATGATGAAAAAATGATGATTTTAGTGTATGCACAATGGTGTATTAACAATGAGCTTGATCCACGGGCATTGTACCAGCAGGCATATCCAAACCAAATCAATAATCAAGAATTAGAAATAGTTTTAGCTGAGTTAACCGTTTCTAAAGAAGAATCAGAGCCGATTGAAAATCAGGTCGTCATTCAAGTACTGCAACTTTTCGGTAATGATGATTTAGCTTTTGTTGTTCAAAATGAAATCAATAAAAAGAAGTCAGAACGAAAAGCGTAGAGCTAGACAGCGCTAACTCTAAATAAGAACAAATTTGGCAAAACATTCATGCTTTCTTATTTCATAACAAAAGGGGCTATTTAATAAGCCCCCTTTTATCTATGCTTGCTCAAAATATTTAATTAATGCTTGTGTTCCGCTATCTTGTTCACCCATCTCGGCGAGTTCACGATATAGGCTTAAGGATAAGGAGAGTCCAGGTGTTTTTAAGCCTAGCTCTTCAGCAGATTCTAGTGCAATCATCATGTCTTTAATAAAATGTTTGACAAAGAATCCTGGAGCATAGTCACCTTTAATCATACGTGGAGCAAGATTTGATAAAGACCAGCTACCAGCGGCGCCTGTTGTTATACTTTCTAAAACGCTGCTTGGATCAAGTCCTGCTTTTTTCGAATACATAATTGCTTCACAAACGCCAATCATATTAGAAGCGATAGTAATTTGATTTGCTAGTTTTGTATGTTGTCCAGCTCCTGCAGCACCTTGAAGAACAATATTTTCTCCCATTATTTGAAAGATAGGTAATACATCATCGAATGCAGCTTGGTCACCGCCCACCATAATTGCCAATGTTCCGTTCTGTGCCCCAACATCTCCACCTGAAACAGGAGCGTCTAATGAATGCATTCCTTTCTCCTTTGCTTCCGCATAAATCTTTTCTGCTAAAGATGGTTTGGAGGTAGTCATATCAATTAGATAAGAATTTGTTTTCGCATGATCTAAAATTCCACTTGGCCCAAAATAAATTTCCTCTACATCTTGCGGATAACCAACCATTGTAATTATCACATCAGAGGAGCTTGCAATTTCAGCAGGAGAATTCTTCCATAAGGTTGTTTCATTTAATAATGCTTCTGCCTTTGCTTTTGTACGTGTATAAAGATTTATATCATATCCCGCTTTTTGTAAGTTTTTAACCATGCTTTTCCCCATTACGCCAATACCAATAAAACCGATTATTTTCTTTTGTTGTTCTGTCATTTTGCATTTCTCCTTTAATCGTATTTTTAGATATAATAATAAGTGTAATATAGATATTCGACAAAAGCTTATCATTTTCCTCTGTTATATACTTTTTTTGCAAATTTAAAAGGAGCGTTGATAAATGAGTTGGAATGCAAAGTTATTTCATGAATTGAGTTTAACAGAATTATATCAGTTATTAAAAATACGTGTAGATGTATTTGTAGTAGAACAGCAATGTGCTTATCCAGAGATCGATGGATTGGATAAGCAATCGATTCATTTTTACTATGAGGAAAATGAAACAATTATTGCTTATGCACGTATTCTGCCAAAAGGTATTAAGTATGAGCATGCTGCGGCGATTGGTCGTGTGTTGGTTCATGAATCATATCGTGGTAGAGGTTTGGCAAAAGATTTAATAAAAAAAGTAATGGATTATATGAAGCTTGAATTAAAGGAATCAGTCATTCAAATAGAGGCTCAAGAGCATTTAGAAGACTTTTATACTTCCCATGGTTTTCAAAAAATTTCTGAACCTTATTTAGAAGATGGAATCCCACATATTGACATGATTTTCCATAGGAAATAAGGAATGAGATAGGAAATAATACACAAAGTATGAGTGATATTATAACCATTCTTTAGAGAAAGAGGACGATCATGTGATTACAAGGGAACAAATCAGGCAGTGTAAGGATAAATTATTAGAAAGACAAATGGAACTTATTACTTGGGTGGAACAACATCAAGATATGCATAGAAACTCATTAACGGAAGAAATAGGAGAATTAGCTAGTTTTGATAACCACCCTGCTGATTTAGGAACAGAATTATATGAACGTGAAAAAAACATTGCTTTAGTGGCTCGTGCAGAGAAAGAGTTAACACAGATTAATGAAGCATTGCATGCAATTGAAGCAGGCACATATGGAATTTGCAAAACATGTGGCATGCCAATCCCATTAGCTCGCTTACTGGCAGTACCTATGACAGATACATGTAAAGAGCATGCAATAGAATCAACATTTATTCAAGAAAGTTCTAATTCTAATTATTTTCATCGAGAAGATGAAGCAGATGATTATTATGTTGCTTATAATCTGTATGATGATTTCCCTCCAGAGGAAGAGTCGATGATAACAAGAATTCAAAAACAATATGATGCAGAAACAGGTGAAATATATCATGAAAGAGAATAGCACCTTATAGGTGCTAACTCTTTTACGATAATAAAAGCAGGTGATAATATGAGGATTGCGCTTGTTACGGGAGCGAATAGCGGATTTGGTATGTTAATGACAGTAGAATTAATTAAAGCTGGATATGCCGTTATTGCTACGATGCGTGATATAGAAAAAGGAACACGATTACAGCAAGAAATTGCAAAGCTAGATCGATTAGCGAATTTACATATAAGGAAGCTTGAAGTAACGAATGAAGAAGATATCATGCTGGTCTATCAATATGTTCAGGAGCAATTTGCTAGATTAGATGTTTTAATTAATAATGCTGGTTATTCTCAAGGTGGGTTTCTCGCAGACATTTCTATGGAGAATTGGAAATTGCAACAGGAAACAAATGTTTTTGGTACTGTTCATATGACACAAGCATTTTTGCCATTATTAGAGAGAAGTCAGCGAGGGCAAATCATTAATCTAAGCAGTGTTAGTGGCATAATGGGATTACCTGGTCTTTCTGCTTATTGTGCTTCCAAGTTTGCGATAGAAGGATTTTCAGAGGGTATTCGCTTGGAATTAAGGAGTAAAAATATTTATGTTTCCTTAATTGAACCTGCATCTTATCAAACGGATATTTGGAAAAAAGCATTTGAAAAACTTGATCCTATAAATCATTCAGATATATTAAAGGACAATGTGTTTCAATATGTTGAAAACTCAGCTTCATCTGCAGGTGATCCAAAAGAAGTTGCTGCATTAGTCATACGTATTTGTGAAAGCAAATATCCTAAACTACGATATCCTATTGGCAAAGGGGCATTATTTTTATCTTTTGCTAAAAAACTAGTTCCTTGGAGAATCATAGAATGGATGGTTTTAAAGAAATTAAGATAAAGAGAGGCTGTTGGATAATGAATACTGGTAAAGGGTGTATAAAATGTGGAAGTTCTGATGCAGAGCAAAAAGAAGTGGCAATGACAGGAACGGGGTTGTCTAAAATGTTTGATGTACAGCATAACCAATTCATTGTAGTATCATGTAAAGATTGTGGTTACTCGGAATTTTATAACAAAAAAAGTTCAAAAGGGAGTAATATTTTGGACTTATTCTTTGGCTAAAATAGAACCCGCTCTTCCGGTATGTGGAAGAGCGGGTTTCGTGTAGTAGCTGTTTTCCTTAAGAAAACGGATATTGTTATATGTGAATTATTGATTTTCGTACGTTTCATCAACATCGAAGGGAAGGGGAGGATTCGTGAATGGTACGAAAATCAATAAGGATAACGCGTAAGCTTTATTTATTTTCTTTTTAAAACATTTCTAAACTTCATCAGTTACTAATGTTAAATCTACTGTTTGTTCTGCTCCATCACGATAAAATTCTAATGTGACAGTATCTCCAACTTTAACCTCTGAGTATAAATATTTTCGTAAATCTAACATATTGTTTATTTCTTCACCATCAATTTTTGTTATTACATCAAATTGCTGTAATCCTGCTTCAGCAGCTGGAGATCCCGCTTGTACATCTGCAATGACAATCCCATTTTCTACTTCTTCAGGCAATTCAATTTGACTTCGGTATTCTGGTGGTACTTGGGATAATGGTGCACTAGTAATACCAATAAATGGTCTAGATACTTTACCTTCTGTTTCTAATTGTTCTACAATCGGCAAAGCAGTATCAATTGGGATAGCAAATCCAATTCCTTCTACTTCTTGCTGAGCGATCTTCATGGAATTAATTCCAATGAGCTCTCCATCTTTTGTAACAAGTGCTCCTCCACTATTTCCTGGATTAATGGCAGCATCTGTTTGAATAACGTCTGCAATCCAGTCTGGCTGATTATCGCCTGTTGTGTCTACCTGAATGGATCGGTCGAGACCACTAATGATTCCTTTCGTTACAGAACCAGATAAATCCATTCCTAATGGGTTACCAATTGCTAGAACAGTTTCCCCAATTTGTAGGTTATCTGAACTACCTAATTTAGCAACATGTGTAATATTATTTCCATCAATTTCTAAAACTGCTAAATCTGTTAATGCATCTGTTCCAAGTACTTTAGCGGTCACTCGTTCACCTTCATGTAGTTGAACCTGTACTTCTTCAGCATCTTGAACAACGTGATTATTTGTTATGATATATGCTTTATCATTTTCCTTTTTATAAATAATACCTGAACCCGCTCCAGCTTCTTCGCTAGGTGACCAAATGTTTTGCTGTCTTAAATTAATAATTCCTACAACAGATTTGGCTATTTCATCAATTGTCTGTGAATCAAGCGCATCTGTATTCATCAAATCACTTACTGGAACCGAGTTATTTTGCTCTGATATTTCTCCAGCAACAGAATTCTGATTGGAATCTAATTGAATCGTCCACGGTAATAAATTATTTACTAAAAGCACAATAATTAATGCAGTTGCTAAAACTCCTCCAAATATTCCGCTGAAGAATCCTGTAGCAAACGATCCTTTCTTCTTATTTTGTTGCTTTGTATATGAGTTAGGTTCTTTTGCTTGTTCAAAGTAAGCCAATGGCTCATCTGTTTCTACTTGTTTATCTTCATTTTGAATTTTATCTAATAGGCTTGATGAGTCTTCTTCTGACTTTTCTAATGTTTTTGGCGAATCTTGTTCTAATTCCTCTAGCTTTTCTTGAGGATCTTGGTCAAATTTGTTTCTATCATTTCCGTTATGCTCCAATATAATCAACCCTTTCTGTATTGGATATACTTATCATAAAACTAAAATTTGGGACTAATTTGGTGAATTTGTGTAAAAAGTGTGTAATTGTTTTTATTACTGTTCAGTTTAGTGTAGTTATGTAAAAATATACATAAGAGGAAAGGGTTCTAGAGGTTGTTCAAAAAGTCCAATAAAAATGACACATCGAATTTCTGCGTTAGCTTGCTTTTCCGTTGCTCATGTATTAAAACCATACATTCCGCTACTCTAAGCTACGCTGCCTTGAACTTCTTGGTCCTTTTGATTGATCTTTTTGAACATGAACTTATAGGGGAGGTATCTATATGGACAGGCATATCGGTATTGTAGAAGATGATGTAAATATTCAAAATATCGTTTCTGCTTATTTAAAGAAAGAAGCTTTTTCTGTAACTGTTTTAGGTTCGGCGGAGGAAGCATGGGAATTATGGGAAACAAATCCTCCAGATATGTGGATATTAGATATTATGCTGCCAGGAATGGATGGATATGAATTTTGTAAGAAAATTAGAATGGAAAGCGATGTACCAATAATTATTATTTCTGCAAAAGATGAAGAAATAGATAAGATTCTTGGATTGGAATTAGGTGGCGATGATTATTTAACCAAACCCTTTAGTCCACGAGAGTTGATTGCAAGAGTTAAGCGTTTATTTAGACGTACAAATGTTCAAGTTACACAAGAACAAGAACCAGAAAAAATTAAAGTAGGTCCATTGTTAATCTATAAAACCGAACGAAGAATATTTTGGGATGGTGTAGAACAAGAATTTACAACAAAGGAATTTGATTTGCTTTTATTGTTAGCAGAGAATCCAAACCGGGCATTTTCACGGGAAGAATTACTTGAAAGAATTTGGGGTGATGACTATTTTGGAAGTGATCGTGCAGTAGATGATTTAGTTAAACGAATTCGTAAAAAAATAACTGATATTCCGCTTGAAACGGTTTGGGGTTTTGGATATCGGTTCCGTGGGTGATTTATAATGAAACTTCAATACCAGCTTAATATTGCATTTACTTCACTGCTTATTTTGACATTAACTGTGACGGGGTATTTAATTTATTCATTAATATTAGACTTACTTATTCAAGATGAGAAACGACAACTTGTACAAAAAGGTGAGCTATTAGTAAATATATTAAATCAAGATCGTAATGATGTTCAGCAATTCAGTGACTTTATTGAAGAACAAAATTTACAATTAATTTTATATAATGGGATTCAAGAACAAGTTCTTGTGTCTACAATGCCACCAGAAACAGTTATTGGTTTGCAACGGAGAAATAACTTTGCTGAAGAAACTGAGGAATTATGGGAGTATGGCAATGATCGATATGTAACATCGAAAATTTTTATCTATCCAGAAAGTCGTGGATTAGAGCTTA contains the following coding sequences:
- a CDS encoding NAD(P)-dependent oxidoreductase, yielding MISFCRISILHLLLYLKIRLKEKCKMTEQQKKIIGFIGIGVMGKSMVKNLQKAGYDINLYTRTKAKAEALLNETTLWKNSPAEIASSSDVIITMVGYPQDVEEIYFGPSGILDHAKTNSYLIDMTTSKPSLAEKIYAEAKEKGMHSLDAPVSGGDVGAQNGTLAIMVGGDQAAFDDVLPIFQIMGENIVLQGAAGAGQHTKLANQITIASNMIGVCEAIMYSKKAGLDPSSVLESITTGAAGSWSLSNLAPRMIKGDYAPGFFVKHFIKDMMIALESAEELGLKTPGLSLSLSLYRELAEMGEQDSGTQALIKYFEQA
- a CDS encoding GNAT family N-acetyltransferase, with amino-acid sequence MSWNAKLFHELSLTELYQLLKIRVDVFVVEQQCAYPEIDGLDKQSIHFYYEENETIIAYARILPKGIKYEHAAAIGRVLVHESYRGRGLAKDLIKKVMDYMKLELKESVIQIEAQEHLEDFYTSHGFQKISEPYLEDGIPHIDMIFHRK
- a CDS encoding TraR/DksA C4-type zinc finger protein, with product MITREQIRQCKDKLLERQMELITWVEQHQDMHRNSLTEEIGELASFDNHPADLGTELYEREKNIALVARAEKELTQINEALHAIEAGTYGICKTCGMPIPLARLLAVPMTDTCKEHAIESTFIQESSNSNYFHREDEADDYYVAYNLYDDFPPEEESMITRIQKQYDAETGEIYHERE
- a CDS encoding SDR family oxidoreductase, producing MRIALVTGANSGFGMLMTVELIKAGYAVIATMRDIEKGTRLQQEIAKLDRLANLHIRKLEVTNEEDIMLVYQYVQEQFARLDVLINNAGYSQGGFLADISMENWKLQQETNVFGTVHMTQAFLPLLERSQRGQIINLSSVSGIMGLPGLSAYCASKFAIEGFSEGIRLELRSKNIYVSLIEPASYQTDIWKKAFEKLDPINHSDILKDNVFQYVENSASSAGDPKEVAALVIRICESKYPKLRYPIGKGALFLSFAKKLVPWRIIEWMVLKKLR
- a CDS encoding zinc ribbon domain-containing protein, translating into MNTGKGCIKCGSSDAEQKEVAMTGTGLSKMFDVQHNQFIVVSCKDCGYSEFYNKKSSKGSNILDLFFG
- a CDS encoding S1C family serine protease, which gives rise to MEHNGNDRNKFDQDPQEKLEELEQDSPKTLEKSEEDSSSLLDKIQNEDKQVETDEPLAYFEQAKEPNSYTKQQNKKKGSFATGFFSGIFGGVLATALIIVLLVNNLLPWTIQLDSNQNSVAGEISEQNNSVPVSDLMNTDALDSQTIDEIAKSVVGIINLRQQNIWSPSEEAGAGSGIIYKKENDKAYIITNNHVVQDAEEVQVQLHEGERVTAKVLGTDALTDLAVLEIDGNNITHVAKLGSSDNLQIGETVLAIGNPLGMDLSGSVTKGIISGLDRSIQVDTTGDNQPDWIADVIQTDAAINPGNSGGALVTKDGELIGINSMKIAQQEVEGIGFAIPIDTALPIVEQLETEGKVSRPFIGITSAPLSQVPPEYRSQIELPEEVENGIVIADVQAGSPAAEAGLQQFDVITKIDGEEINNMLDLRKYLYSEVKVGDTVTLEFYRDGAEQTVDLTLVTDEV
- a CDS encoding response regulator transcription factor, with the protein product MDRHIGIVEDDVNIQNIVSAYLKKEAFSVTVLGSAEEAWELWETNPPDMWILDIMLPGMDGYEFCKKIRMESDVPIIIISAKDEEIDKILGLELGGDDYLTKPFSPRELIARVKRLFRRTNVQVTQEQEPEKIKVGPLLIYKTERRIFWDGVEQEFTTKEFDLLLLLAENPNRAFSREELLERIWGDDYFGSDRAVDDLVKRIRKKITDIPLETVWGFGYRFRG